The Primulina tabacum isolate GXHZ01 chromosome 16, ASM2559414v2, whole genome shotgun sequence genome window below encodes:
- the LOC142528896 gene encoding S-adenosylmethionine synthase 1 translates to MDTFLFTSESVNEGHPDKLCDQVSDAILDACLEQDPESKVACETCTKTNMVMVFGEITTKANVNYEKIVRDTCRGIGFTSPDVGLDADHCKVLVNIEQQSPDIAQGVHGHLTKKPEEIGAGDQGHMFGYATDETPELMPLTHVLATKLGAKLTEVRKNKTCPWLRPDGKTQVTVEYRNDGGAMVPLRVHTVLISTQHDETVTNDQIASDLKEHVIKPVIPSQYLDENTIFHLNPSGRFVIGGPHGDAGLTGRKIIIDTYGGWGAHGGGAFSGKDPTKVDRSGAYVVRQAAKSVVASGLARRCIVQVSYAIGVAEPLSVFVDTYKTGKIPDKDILALIKESFDFRPGMIAINLDLKRGGNFRYQKTAAYGHFGRDDTDFTWETVKILKPKA, encoded by the coding sequence ATGGATACCTTCTTGTTCACCTCTGAGTCTGTCAATGAAGGTCACCCCGACAAGCTCTGCGACCAAGTCTCAGATGCAATTCTTGATGCTTGCCTAGAGCAGGATCCAGAAAGTAAAGTTGCATGTGAAACATGCACAAAGACCAATATGGTGATGGTCTTTGGTGAGATCACAACCAAGGCTAATGTAAACTACGAAAAGATAGTTCGGGATACCTGCAGAGGCattgggttcacatctccagaTGTTGGTCTCGATGCTGACCACTGCAAGGTCCTTGTCAATATCGAACAGCAAAGTCCTGACATTGCCCAGGGAGTTCACGGTCATCTCACCAAGAAACCAGAGGAAATCGGAGCTGGTGATCAAGGCCACATGTTTGGCTATGCCACTGATGAAACACCAGAGCTCATGCCACTCACACATGTCCTTGCCACCAAGCTTGGAGCCAAGCTTACCGAAGTGAGAAAAAACAAGACTTGTCCATGGTTGAGACCTGATGGTAAGACACAAGTTACTGTTGAGTACAGGAATGATGGTGGTGCCATGGTTCCTCTCAGAGTCCACACTGTCCTCATCTCAACCCAACATGACGAGACTGTGACAAACGATCAGATTGCAAGCGATTTGAAAGAGCATGTTATCAAGCCTGTGATTCCTTCCCAGTATCTCGATGAAAACACAATCTTCCACCTCAACCCATCTGGCAGATTTGTCATCGGTGGCCCCCATGGAGATGCAGGACTCACTGGTAGGAAAATCATCATCGACACCTATGGTGGCTGGGGTGCTCATGGTGGCGGTGCTTTCTCTGGAAAGGATCCAACCAAGGTGGACAGGAGCGGTGCTTATGTAGTTAGGCAGGCAGCAAAGAGTGTGGTGGCTTCAGGACTTGCTCGCCGTTGCATCGTGCAAGTTTCCTATGCAATCGGTGTAGCAGAACCACTTTCAGTGTTCGTTGACACCTACAAGACGGGGAAGATTCCAGACAAGGATATACTCGCTCTTATTAAGGAGAGCTTCGACTTCAGGCCTGGAATGATTGCCATTAACCTTGACTTGAAGAGAGGTGGCAACTTCAGGTACCAGAAGACTGCTGCTTATGGTCATTTTGGTCGTGATGACACCGACTTCACCTGGGAAACTGTCAAGATTCTGAAGCCTAAGGCTTGA